The following is a genomic window from Polaribacter atrinae.
CAACTGTAACTATTACAGAAAATGGTAAAGATGAAATTATTGATTTTAAAACTAAAACAATTGGTTATAATTTTGAAACGGAACACTTTAATAACCTTCTAAGAGCAAACAAAAAAGAAAGTGATATAATGACTTTTGATTTCTCTAAAAACTTGATTAAAACCTTAGATAAGGTGAGAGGTATTATCGGTTTAGAATATTAAGGAGGATAAATTATTTACGGTAACGTGATATGATGAAGTTTTAGTTAGATAGTAGTTCTTTAACCGTTAGGTTATCATTTTTATTTAAACGAGCTATTATTTTTAAAAATACAATTGCCGTAATTAAAGCGTCTCCACTTGCGGTATGTCTATCGCTTTTAGATACGTTTAACTCATCACATAATTTATCTAAAGTGTAGCGCTCTTTTTGTAATGTATTTTGATAAACGGTGTGTTTAGAGGTTCTGTATAAATGCTCTGTATCTAATGTTTTGTTTTTAATTTCTGGTAGTTGGTTTCTTTCTAAGATTTGATTGATCATTATAATATCAAAACCAACGTGATGTCCTACTAAAATAGAGTTACCAATGTATTTTAAAAATAGCTTTAAGGCTTCTAACTCTGTGATTTTTGTAATGTTCCCTTCTTTTAAAATTCCATGAATGTGTACCGTTTCTGGATTAAATACTTCTTGCTTTAAATACACCTCAAAACTATCATTTACATTTAAAGTATTATTGGTTAAAGATACAGCACCAATAGATAATACACGATCTCTCATTCTATTAAAACCAGTAGTTTCGGTATCAAAAACAACAAACCTGGTTTCATTAAGAGGTAACTTAGGCGTGTTTAAAATACTTTCTTCATATTCTAGAAAGAATTCTGGGAGTACTTTTTTGCTTGTTTTATTAAACCAATTAAATTTCATGATTATAGCCTGTTGGTTAAATTAAATCTGATAGAAAGTACTTCTTGAATTTCTCTAATGGGTTTAAAGCACCTTTTTAGCTTTAATTTTTCTTCTT
Proteins encoded in this region:
- a CDS encoding 3'-5' exonuclease; translation: MKFNWFNKTSKKVLPEFFLEYEESILNTPKLPLNETRFVVFDTETTGFNRMRDRVLSIGAVSLTNNTLNVNDSFEVYLKQEVFNPETVHIHGILKEGNITKITELEALKLFLKYIGNSILVGHHVGFDIIMINQILERNQLPEIKNKTLDTEHLYRTSKHTVYQNTLQKERYTLDKLCDELNVSKSDRHTASGDALITAIVFLKIIARLNKNDNLTVKELLSN